In Carcharodon carcharias isolate sCarCar2 chromosome 3, sCarCar2.pri, whole genome shotgun sequence, a single window of DNA contains:
- the LOC121276400 gene encoding zona pellucida sperm-binding protein 4-like — translation MGCCFDAGSRDVPPCFYSLDNLPACTKDGRVLIAISKDLTLPPVNLTTVHLKDGHGAECSPIVVSVDTVLFQFAVTECGTTQRVYFHCRAEVCHPSIRENCTAPCSPKRRRSADDQSGALVTAEGSIIFLGDEERLAVGMEQEEKDAAVDSPSHVVPGLAVGVALLSVTLLVGTVAVWKMDVTDRLGTECSSMEL, via the exons atggGCTGCTGTTTTGATGCTGGGAGCCGGGATGTGCCGCCCTGTTTCTATTCACTGGATAATCTGCCAG CTTGTACCAAGGATGGGCGCGTTCTGATCGCCATCTCCAAGGATTTAACGCTGCCTCCTGTAAACCTGACAACGGTGCATCTGAAGGATGGACACGGAGCTGAGTGCAGTCCGATCGTGGTGTCTGTAGACACTGTGCTCTTTCAGTTCGCAGTCACTGAGTGTGGCACTACTCAGCGG gtcTACTTCCACTGCAGGGCTGAGGTGTGTCACCCTTCCATCCGAGAGAACTGCACAGCTCCCTGCAGCCCCA AGAGACGAAGAAGTGCTGATGATCAGTCTGGAGCCTTGGTGACTGCTGAGGGCTCCATCATTTTTctgggagatgaggagagattggctgTTGGGATGGAACAGGAAGAGAAAG atgctgctgtGGATTCCCCCTCCCATGTTGTTCCAGGATTAGCTGTTGGGGTAGCGCTGCTCTCTGTGACCCTGTTGGTTGGGACTGTTGCTGTGTGGAAAATGGATGTGACTGACAGGCTGGGCACTGAGTGTAGCTCAATGGAACTGTAG